In Mercenaria mercenaria strain notata chromosome 14, MADL_Memer_1, whole genome shotgun sequence, the following are encoded in one genomic region:
- the LOC123534403 gene encoding uncharacterized protein KIAA1958 homolog has protein sequence MSDSDLKLDDGQDIFLSQVLDEIESMQEDDIVLSQALDLFENKESFDLSDSQFKNLVEDCTSADFFGSFTLKLPTGENCELLGVDTHCENRFGKTTKTEDFDALIKDQKSGNTERSTKWATSVFEAWRSVRKLDGEEIPPLEECDINTHLSRFVVEARKQDGSPYPPGSLYNIACGLLRNLRSSGIYDKNFLDETNARYARFREVLDAQMKKLTKDGLGIGQREAKPVNEEDEKILWSKGVFGNSSSVALQHTMYFYNCKFFGLRALDEHRTLNCNQFAIGSDENGRYIEFKGTNSKTYNGGLKHRRIEPKIIRHYDENSGIVDFYEQYLNALGLSGPFYRRPLNKSEGHLRYGEQVVGINKLKTFMKDICSSAGLEGRYTNHSGKKTCATTLYQGGIPEEEIMKRTGHRSTTGVRKYQKPSPAMLKEISNTLNPPQTTIKAQCETVNEKNAESVLKDNDESVDNKRSDPSFKGLFSGNHSFSGCTFQF, from the exons atgtcgGATTCCGATTTAAAATTAGATGATGGACAGGACATATTTTTATCTCAGGTTCTTGACGAGATTGAAAGTATGCAAGAAGACGATATAGTGTTGTCGCAAGCTCtggatttatttgaaaacaaggaATCGTTTGACTTGTCAGATTCtcagtttaaaaatcttgtaGAGGATTGTACCAGTGCAGACTTTTTCGGTAGTTTTACGTTGAAACTACCGACTGGAGAAAATTGTGAACTGTTAGGTGTGGATACACATTGTGAAAATCGCTTTGGAAAAACTACCAAAACTGAAGATTTTGACGCACTGATCAAGGACCAGAAATCGGGTAACACCGAGAGGAGTACAAAGTGGGCCACCTCTGTATTTGAGGCTTGGAGATCCGTTCGGAAACTGGACGGAGAGGAAATTCCACCACTCGAGGAATGCGATATCAACACACACCTTTCACG TTTTGTGGTAGAAGCAAGAAAGCAGGATGGTTCCCCCTACCCACCTGGATCGCTATATAATATTGCCTGTGGACTCTTGAGAAATCTCCGATCTTCTGGCATCTATGATAAAAACTTCTTGGATGAGACGAATGCACGATACGCGAGGTTCCGCGAGGTACTAGATGCTCAGATGAAAAAGCTGACAAAGGATGGGTTAGGTATTGGTCAGAGGGAGGCAAAACCAGTCAATGAAGAAGATGAAAAGATTTTGTGGTCTAAAGGTGTATTTGGGAACAGTTCATCTGTTGCTCTTCAGCATACCATGTATTTCTATAACTGTAAATTTTTCGGATTAAGGGCTTTGGATGAACACCGAACATTAAACTGTAACCAATTTGCAATCGGGAGTGACGAAAATGGTCGTTACATAGAATTTAAAGGTACAAACAGTAAAACGTACAATGGAGGATTAAAACACAGGCGTATTGAACCAAAAATTATAAGACATTATGATGAAAATAGTGGAATTGTTGACTTTTATGAGCAGTATCTGAATGCATTGGGGCTTTCGGGTCCATTTTATCGGCGGCCTTTAAACAAATCCGAGGGACACTTGCGTTACGGGGAACAAGTTGTTGGAATTAATAAGTTAAAAACTTTCATGAAAGACATTTGTTCGTCTGCAGGTTTAGAAGGTAGATACACAAACCATAGTGGTAAGAAAACGTGTGCCACAACACTCTACCAAGGAGGAATTCCCGAGGAAGAGATTATGAAACGAACTGGCCACAGATCCACTACCGGGGTTAGGAAATACCAAAAACCGTCTCCCGCAATGttgaaagaaatttcaaacaCACTAAATCCACCGCAGACGACAATCAAGGCACAGTGTGAAACGGTCAATGAGAAAAATGCTGAAAGTGTTCTAAAGGATAACGACGAGTCAGTGGATAATAAACGCAGTGATCCAAGTTTTAAGGGTTTATTTTCTGGAAATCACTCATTCTCTGGATGcacttttcagttttaa